tacacaggGACACAAGTGCCTATAGTtaccaaaaaatattttagacaGGTGGGGAAAAGAGATTTCAAATGTTGTTCTTACATAAAAGAGCAATCTGTCCAATTTTACAGGCAGATTAATCTGCTAAAGAGCCATTTGGTGGTGTTGTGTGCATAAATGTTAGGATAACAGATGTATTCCTGTCCAAACAACTTTAGCAAATAAATTATGGCTCTATATGCTCATAAATCTGCCATATTTACAGTGATTTGTCTTATCATTGAATGCATGGTATCATACACATTTATGAGTTTGTAGTTTGCTGATGGATCAGGGATTATTTATCCTAACACAGCTCCAGATCCAGTggatttatatttaataacactTTGTCTGTGACTTTACACATGGACTAAAGGTTATTTGCATTTTACAGTAGATCTTTGTAGATTGATACcacagaaaaaatattttcatcttgcaaaacaaaaatcacttttactaAAGTACTTTgttgtattaattaaattattatattatagagtTTATGAGCAGAAAATTGAAGATTGTACTTTGTTATATTACATCATAAAATATCTTGATACACATCACATTAACGCATTTGTAAATtgcttataatattattatatattttaacagaggCATTTTAACAGAGTTACAGCTTATAATGAAAATATGCAGGATACTATTTCTTCCTTCTGCAAACATAATTTTTATGAACAACATTATACCATTAGGTAAGAATGCTAGCTTTAGATAAAAATGAATTTTGGCAAAAATAGTTGTTTGTGGTGGAATTGAtgagctgtatatatatatatatatatatatatatataatttttacataaatatttaaatgattcattcatgaattcatgattatttatctgtatttggatatttttaatatattattattatttaatgaaagttTAATATACgtctattattaaataaaagacATAATAATCAAAACTCTGATGCACTCATATTCTGTTTGGACTACAAAATGACATTACAACAAACTTAtaaagtttattatatatatacatatatatatatatatatatatataaacatcccAGATTGCTGCCAATATCTAAAAATGTACTTGTGTGTGTCTTCACGATTGGACAATAATTACTATTTTTCTTTAAAGTTTTACTCATTTCTCATTTATTTGCTTCATTAATTCACAATGTGAAAATATGTCTCAATGCAATTCCAAATGTTATTAGAAAGGCAAAATAAGGTACATAGTAAGATttgcatccattaaaaaaatgaaaaacaagtttATTCAAATCATGAACAGATAATTTTAAGACCATTTTAAGTTGAAAGACAAGGCAtactgctcttgtggaatgatTACATAAAAGCCCAAAACTTTGAATTCATCTTATCCCAGCAATTTGTAAAATCTCTATTCCAAaaccccctccccctcccctcaCAGATTTGGGTTGTGTGAGTAGAATCAGTCAAAATAAGTCAATATGGCAACACATTTCACCTAACCACCATTCAGTTCCATTTTAGATCTGTCCCAAGTCTCCAGGAGGAGGTCATGTCGCAGTATTCAACTAATGCAGGCTAATGCAGTTTTCCCTTTTAAAGGAGtcgtaaaaaataattatttgcaaaTCAGCATGAAGGCTCATTCTGTTTCTTCCACAAATTGAGGTTGATGCTGCGCTTGCGCACTACGGCAAtatgagggcgctagagagctaaaAGCACTAATAAAGCTTTCATAGTacagaccagtggttcccaaccacattCCTGGAGGCCCCCAACTCTGCAGAATTTGCAcatctccttaatcaaacacacctgatttaactcattagctcattagtagagacttcaAAACCTGAGATAGGCGTGTCAGACAACAGGAGAAaggcaaaatgtgcagtgttaggGCGCCTCGAGTAATGTGGCTGTTAACCACTGATATAAAGTACGACTGTCATTTTTTAGAGCAAGACAGCATTTTGTAAACCAGGACCATAGGTTGTTGCTGGTGTCCATGTTGGCCCCAAAAGTCTCAACATTTTCTTAGGCTTTGGAGGAAACAGTTaagtcagtggttcccaaccctggtcctggaggcaccccaacactgcacattttgcatgtcttctTTCTCTGACGCACCAGTTTCAGGTCTTGGGAGTGTCTACAAATGAGCTGataatctgaatcaggtgtgtttaaggAGACAggcaaaacatgcagtgttggggtgcctccaggaccagggttgggaaccacAGAGTTATAAAACTTGGTGATGAACACAACAGCATTCCTGATCGTAGATCACACCTTCAAATCTAAAACCTTTAGGTGTCAAAAGCAGGAATCTACCAAATAATCGAACGGACCTCACTTTCTCTTCAGTCAAGACAAAGAATAAGACCCATATTAAAACTGAAGTATCAATTCCATTCATTTAAAAACTATCTTTCTTTCCCACTCATTACGTAAGCTTAAATGAGACTAAAACTACTCTGGGTGTCAAACAGGGTATTTTGGTTTTCACCTTCAAATGTgatttaagaataataataataataataataataaaattatactgGCAAAAGAGATTGCATATTTTTCCAATAACCAAATATATgatgacattttttaataaatgactaTAGTTTATAAGCAGGGAATAATTTTATCAGTAGCCAAGTTTGTGATAGGGGGAAAAACAAAGCCCCGCACATATTAACTCAGAAGCATTTTTATTAATGGAATGCGGAgtgtgtatataataaataaataaaacctagcTGACTAACTAACTAGCTTAGGTAAGGTGTCATTTGatcataaagtttaaaataactaatCAAGTAGAAAAAGGGTTAATGATAACTCAAGGACTATGAATTTAAtggttttaaacttttttttattattattgtgaatagGCAAAACTGTGTTGATACCTCTTTAAAAGATTCATGGACATATTTCATATAAAAACTAATAGAAAACCAAATATAATGCATTCAAGACTACCCACCAGCAACCGAAACTTTCAAACCAAAACCACTGAAGAAAACATAAAATTAAGAGTTGGACACATGATCACGTTTATTTGTGTATGGTCATCGTAAGTCGTCAGTCCACAGGGCTTTATGAAGGGACAGCGCAGCCCATTCCAGAAGTCCAGAGGTGCTTCTCAAATCTTGATTCCGACTGCAATGTTCCTGTGTTCACTCCAACCGACAACTTGAATAAACAGACAGAGGTGTGATCCAAACCACATCTGTGAGGGTGTGTTCGGCCAATGCTGTTTAAAGTCCCATTTACACTTTTCAGATCATCTTCAGTGCTCTTCAAGTGAAGAACACTAGTGCTGGTGGCCAATGGACAGCACCAGAGGTATCAGACAGCCAAGAACCAGAGCTCCAACCTCCACTTTGCTCAGTCCGTTCCCTGCGCTGCCTCCAGGTGAGTGGCTGTGGCCGCCCATGCCGCCCACTTCTGGGAGGACGTGCACCGTGGCAACGTACAGGAAGGTGCCGGCGGAAAACAGCATGGCCACACCAGTGGCGTTGACATCAGATAGCGCCTCTTTACTGCTCTGGAAGGAAGAAGAGGAAAAGTGTTCAATGACGGGTGAAGCTAGGAcactgtctgttttttttattttggtgtacattaaatattcattattgtTAAAGGGATGCTCATTGGCATCCCAGTGGTAAAATCACACAGCTTTTCTGCATTTCAGTAATTTCCAGGCTGTATAAAGAGACACAATTAGGGGGTGTTTCACAGCAGGGAGCCAGAGGTGAGTAATCTTAACTCTGCCCCCTCAGCCGTTCCCATGGCCATGGGAAGCCTGCTGGACAAATCTGGAAAACATTGTGGGTCTCCATGCTTGTTATGTAACCCTGGTGAAGCATCTGAAGTTATTGCTGTgaagttataataataatgacactAAACCTCATGCTATTAGTAGATGTAACAttaagaaaaatttaataaaaatcaacattacaggataaatgtcaattaagcacatattaaaaaaaattgtggcaaGGTTGTCATCATATTCAAAATAAGTTAAATTGTCAATCAAAACAAGtcattaacaaaatattaatgaagatggaataaattagtaatacaaatattatagaAAACATAAGTCTGGTAAAAAATGGACGAAGAAGAGATGGATGAAGctggtttttaataataaatccttCAAAAACCTTCAAAGGTTGTTAAATGATTGTATACGCTTTTGTTGAAGCCATATGTTTGCATTATTTCAACTTAATTTGACAATACTTCTTGTAGACAAATTTATGGAAAACCACACTACCCACGATGctgttcagaagaaaaaaaaaaatcactatttgagcatgcacgatttctaaatcgccTTATAGCATGATTTTCCGCAGGCCCCGACCTCCCACAGTATGttatctgatccaatcagaatgcagcgcgcCTAAATGGAGCGTgacaacagaacagactgggcatatgcctaggTAAATCCAgattcacacactctgtctgtgatgcgtattttttccgagcccatgttaacggatcagagcggtCACACTGCATGCGGTAATAGATGCGAAAGATGTGAACAAAAAGTTCAAATGTGAGTGCATGGGACGCAGTTTGAGCAAGAGGAGACCCGTTTTAAGTATGCACACTCTCTCCGGacaagagcagcgtgtatctgagcatacgtgtctggttttgtgacagagcaaaggaaatatGCGTGCAATCGGAGAGATTTGCTctcgcgcattattttaatgtgctttcgcgttacaataatgcgctcttgctgctgcttctgcaccgcatacacatactgtagacacactgcagacagagcacgtgtgaacctgtataatgtataacaaatatatttcaacacctgaggctcCGCTACAATGAtatctatgaccaatgcatggtaaaaaaaaaaaaaaaatccctggacacaggatttatttatttatttgccatatgtctaaacattttgtcacaccgttacttagtgattattttgacttatgtctgttctagagacgttacaattttttgataaagctctaattggttctcttttggaaatatgattcaaattcatactgaatgcattaatgactgtaaagcatgtctgtatGTGTCAGAAtcatgattaaaatcgaaatcgcaaaatttatcaaagaaatcgcgaaAAATTCACAATGTTTCATGGGACTGTAGACGTTACCAACATCGCTGACAAAGTGGGCAGGCACTTAGGcactcttttaaaaaatatattattatcattattatgcaTATAAGCAtataaatttgtaattaaattaccttTGAAGTTTTGTTTCAAGTAATTTTAACccagttcactttcaaattatatGCACATATTGCCTAAATAATATTGACAGTAACAAGACTATTAGAATATTATTGtcagttttcttttatttgaaCATACCTGACTGAGTCCTACGTAGGTGAGCATGGCCGAAACAGGGGCAGCCAAGGCAAAGACCAAGAGATGTTTCCGGATACGGTTTCTTTCTAAACCTGCATGCATGAGGAAAGAGACAAGTCCAAACGCAGCAGGAGCCTGAAACACAAGACGAAACCACAGCAAACCAGACTTAATCAGATTTAacgtgtataaaaaaaaagagcttaaaaTTAAAAGGCTAAACAGTTCACAGAAACATAAGTCAGGCGAAATTAAAGGTGTAGCAGTActgatttacaaaataataaaaattcagtCAGAAACGAATTAATTCAATTAGTTTTAAAAAGCAGGCCATTGGAAGATAGTGCCAAAGATGGACAGAATAGACAAGAACTATGTGAGTGCAAGTACTGTCAATCATATATATGTTTATCTTTATGAACTTTcattcaaaatactgagaaaaaaaacagattttgggggaaaaaatattctacattttttaattttattttatgttaaattttGCATCAATTAAAAAGTTGTTCAGATAAGTCTGGCTACCTGTGGcatttttatttgtcaaattGCACAAAATAAGTGAACTgatattttattacttatttaaaataaactgagAAACAAGCACCTTTATTTGGAAAGGTGGCTACATTTTAATTTAGCCATTCAGCggatatttctaaataaattgaTTCAAAAAAGAAACAGCACAAACaattatgtataattatgtaCTATATTCACAGAAAATATATGTAAAACTGTACCTTATGTAACATAATGGCCACAAATACAATGAGCTGGACGCTGGTCTGAGACGTGGACGCAGCCGCTCCAAGAGCAACACCATCAGCTGGAGCCACAGAGAGAATAGGATTATTGGTCAGATTGAACATCATAAATATGACAACTACGATCTAAAGTTACTAACATAACATATTACGTAGATAATGGATAATGCAACtaaaaatgtttcattcacaCTATTATTTTTACCTGCAGCATGAACGACCAATCCAAGTGTGGTGGTGACTTTAGAGCTAGCGGTCCTTGCTGCTTCTGGATCTAAAAATGTGGAGAGAACAGATTCAGACACTTTATACCATTCTAATCTGTCAACAAGAAGAAATCAAAAATGTCAGCGTCACACCGACCATCACTGCTGTGCATGTGAGAACTGCCGATCTGATCCACCAAGAGCATGAAGACGAAGCCCAGCACCAGAGAGACGCCGATATAAGCGTGGAGCTGCTCGTGACCGTGGCTGTGTTCCCCGCTCTGTCCCACGACTGCTTCTACAACCTTCTGTTCAGAAACTTCTGTCTCCACCTGCCCATGGCCATGGTGGTGCGCACCTAAACCAAAACATGAATGAGTACAGCTCTGGAAATCATTTATATCATTGGTAACTGGGAGTAACTACGGGTTTTGGCACTACTGATTTAAAGCAATTAATGGTTTAGTAAAATGCTAAAAAGCTGTATTAATGGCAGACTGTACTTGTGCAAAGCCTTATATCCAAACCTGCTCCGTCTCATATTAAGTATTAGACAGTTTGATTAATTCCACTAAATGTATCTGTTCGGACAAATCATGtcaatgaacaaacaaataaacttatTTAATAAAGTGTATAGTTTATAGTAAAGTGTCTCCTTCTGTACTctaattgtattttatgtaaatgtacaatATTGATAGAAAATGTGGGCTTGTTAAGATTTCTAAGAAATTAAGGATGCAATAAAGTGTTCAAATTTGACTGTAAAGACATGGAATTTTAcaaaagttttaagttttaaataaatccacaaaaatattaggctacacacacacacacacacgcacgcacgcgcacgcacacacacacacacacacacacacacacacatatagatatatatatatatatatatatatatatatatatatatatatatatattttacataataagcaatgtttcttgaggagcaaatcagcatgatttctgaataattctgtaacactgaagactggagtaatggctgctgaaagctTTGCcgtgacaggaataaattatattttaaaatatattacatatatagaaCAAAATGAGTAATAAAAatttttaataattcacaatGTTACTAGTTCAAAGATGAAAAAGGGGTTTaagcaaacaacaacaaacaacaaaaaaaccaagtgtttttaaatttaaatctacaTAACTTCAGAACTTTGCCCAATTTAGAGCTGGGCAATAAAGCAAAAATATCATATCCAGACTCCTGATTTTATTATGATTCCTTGTCAAGCCGGTTTTACTATTTTCAAAACTAATTCCCTATTTTAAAATCAAAGATTAACAAAGTAGATATTGCAGATATTTAGCCCAAATGGGCGAAGTTAAatatctttgtcattatttttttctttgttattaaaatataagaACAAAGATAagcattacaaatacacataacatataaataaaacaaacagtaggtgtatttagcagtAACATCCAAGAAATTTAatgaacaaatatacaaataaaacactacacacttcactgtaaaaattatacACTGATTCTTAAGCAACTGTATATAAGTTCTTCCATCAAGAGCAGCGATTGATTTTTCTCTTTGCGTTTCGTAGTTTTAttaagattaaagggatagttcacccagaactgAAAATTCAAGGAATCATTATCTTTTGCATTAAAGAGAGAAGGAATCACATGCATCAACTGAAGTGTAAACCCGAATCTCACCTTCCAGCATTTCCTCATAGAGTGCATGAACTCCCTCTGGAATAATGACAGCCAGCGCAGTGCCACACAACAGCCCGGCTCCCAACACCGTCACCAACTTGAGCTTCTCCTGAAGATAGAACAGTTATCACAAAAACTTGTATTTAGGTTACAAAATTATGTATTTAGGTGGCGTTGATATCATGTCAACTTAATGTGCATAAGCTGGATATCATTAAAAATagcttaaaaatatattcattaagaGAATCATGCTGTAGGGTTGTGCCTTGGGCTgttccgatcacgatcggccgatcgttaatgcgcatttcgtcagtaaagctggttctaaCCAgcagtaaattccctcaggtgcgtgatttttacatagagcagctgttactacacagagccgttgttagaagatgcgcaaataaacgctgaaaatgaagtggatttgcgcatcttctcaggcctagtccacacggacacgggtatttttataaccagagtttttcctcctgcgtttaaaaagaaaatcccgtccacatgaaaacgcaaaaaacGTGCTATcaagcactgtcaagagcatgccacaccagcaggcggcgatataacccaaattgtaaagtcaccttggccaatcagaagcagtaagcagcgcacaatctgacgtcaaacacagcggataacggcgcacactctgacgtcgcaaggcaaaaaccccggttatactgtccacacgacaacactgcaaccggcgtttctgaaaatgctcaccctggccgtagttttaaaaaatgttcggtttcggtgccctgaaactgcgttttcgtgtggacgaaaggccgaaccgcgtaaaaaaaagtcacggttataaaaatacccgtgtccgtgtggacagggcctcagttaacaacggctctgtgtagtaacagctgctctatgtgaaatcacgcacctgagggaatttaccgctgattagagaaccggctttactgacgagatgtgcattaatgatcggccgatcgtgatcggggCAACTCTAGTtttgccgatagacgatagtaatGCATATTGATTAACGGTTTACGAGAATCATAAATATaagcaggggtgcacataatcttttcagactggttctCATAttagaacctggagatttggtttggcctcacactgcatatagaatgacctattaaatataaatataaaaaatgaattaataatagttataatattattgcactttatttatttagttaaaaaaattattatagtaaataaactaaataatagtgtgtgataatattattaaaaaaatatataaaaaatttacatttaaaatttaaaagcctagtattaaatacaaatacatttattttatagtaaacttaaaaataaaatgttaatatttactactactttctttgttcgcctctttaagaagaatcgctttatgtattccccaattttaagtagtttttgataaaagtgtctaaaaataaataaataaaagcattttcatcatattcaaacttaaaattagcaggcttttattttggcgggttgccggcaagtaagtatacACGCTTCTGGATTAAGCACTGCTGATTATAGAGCGTCAGTGggtgaatgtcacagttttgcattgtttttttcaaaatttttcaaATCGGCATATCGTCAGCCTGTTAGGTCGacaatacacgatattatcgtgcatatGGGTGGATCAAGAGatagactctttgttcttgtcatatcataactatttggtgtATTAAACCACGCAAGTGTGcgcgagagagcctatggaatcaccaataatggaaaaaatatatacactttaaaacatattcataaactaacgttaaatataaaaatactgtatttaaaacagctagttcatataaatagttggacgcaactgtcatatatcgcacgtcctgtgacaaatttgccgcatctgcaTATGGAAGTTATCATTCTAAatattctgcaaaatcagtcaatggtgaaaatcaatagtagatttcatttgaagtccaacagtttaacactaatattgagcataaacgaacacgttaaatataaagtattcaaaacaggtaagttcatatatttggagtaaagtttaactgaactgatgcatcagtcatacagcgctccggaccgtgcGCCTCATGACTAGACAGACGCaccaccacagaaacaagaatgagatgctttctaacataactgtggcattaaactccgttagtgagggCTTgtgtaaaatattgcacatatataatacaggccgttcagattacttgttaaagtgcaatgaaataccttatctCTGCAGACGACGTACGTctttttgtggatggagactttgtaacggccaaaactatgtattttgcatgcatcacattatagtgtggagtgcatg
The sequence above is drawn from the Carassius carassius chromosome 31, fCarCar2.1, whole genome shotgun sequence genome and encodes:
- the LOC132111793 gene encoding zinc transporter ZIP9 codes for the protein MDDLSSISLLSLAMLVGCYVAGTIPLAVNFSEEKLKLVTVLGAGLLCGTALAVIIPEGVHALYEEMLEGAHHHGHGQVETEVSEQKVVEAVVGQSGEHSHGHEQLHAYIGVSLVLGFVFMLLVDQIGSSHMHSSDDPEAARTASSKVTTTLGLVVHAAADGVALGAAASTSQTSVQLIVFVAIMLHKAPAAFGLVSFLMHAGLERNRIRKHLLVFALAAPVSAMLTYVGLSQSSKEALSDVNATGVAMLFSAGTFLYVATVHVLPEVGGMGGHSHSPGGSAGNGLSKVEVGALVLGCLIPLVLSIGHQH